TCTATTGTCTGAAAGGAAATTTATAAGGAAAATTTCCATGAAATTCCTATTGAAATCATCAAATGAAACTTCTTTTAAAAAGAGATATAGTACTCTCAGGAAAGGAGGAGAAATTACATTTGTGAAAAACATAAACGTCAAATCTCAGGATTTGGTTGGTATCTATGGGGAGTTGGCGGAGATTATAGGAATTGATAATGTAATTATCATATATGAACATTTTAAGGGACAGCAAGTATCTTTTCCTACCCGCCTATACTCAAAGGATTTTATTGTAGGGCAGGCTGTCTC
The window above is part of the Lachnoclostridium edouardi genome. Proteins encoded here:
- a CDS encoding Mor transcription activator family protein — its product is MKNINVKSQDLVGIYGELAEIIGIDNVIIIYEHFKGQQVSFPTRLYSKDFIVGQAVSDKSQPIKKLATQYGYSERRLRQIIQEKK